In Rhodothermus sp., a single genomic region encodes these proteins:
- a CDS encoding TonB-dependent receptor, with protein sequence MIQRLLQCIGFWLVWPALVWAQTGTIRGTVTDATTGDVLPGVNIVLQELNTGAATDVDGRYVIPNIPPGVYTLEARFVGYQIEQVRVEVQAGEVVVRDFALEPAMLELEEVVVTGTGGLARRREIGNTLEQITATQLERVAISDFGDLIQGKAPGITVMENSGQVGAGATIRLRGNNSLISNDPIIYIDGVRVNLYYPGDPEMNQAASPLNDLNPEDIERVEIVKGAAAATLYGTEAAGGVIQIFTKRGAQGRPVWRLSITQGFHNLGHIGPKEDPKGLWMNDCTEFPGCPEDGDWLRNGHIQDYSLSVQGGSNLLTYFFSSRLNIENGVIDPQRSQMYTIRGNFGFSPSPKLNIRFNSAYTFRRTRWVPDGNNAEGLLLNVMRGPRDYTPDHDDSKVLEMKLFTTNHHFLTGVTVNWTPTPTMLHRLTAGLDFVSQDYQEERPWGFFFRPLGNREAEQYNSRVLTLEYMGSYDRELTSDITSSTSWGGQIFSRSFINVWGFGEDFAGPGDKLVSSGAKTQADEDRVTVASGGFFIQQRFGWRDLIYVTAGLRADGFSTFGEDFGLAYYPKVQLSFVASQLDFWPRRWWDSFRLRAAYGESGRAPGPFDAVRTWDSVSGDEGQPAVTPANIGDPKLGPERSREIELGFESLFLQNRVLIDFTYFFQRTYDALIPVQPIPSLGWINTQLRNVGELENKGVEMRLQVALLQSRNVRWEISGHYSTNLSKVLDLGGLESIYIGWRQYYRVGYPAPAYFHDVVINGDAIGEEPIMEERYIGPSYPTRIFGIGMTLTLWRNLTIDALGEGQGGHVLSSGVAYQNTRRRVWPPCYEVQQKIESGQTADLRTYDWALCDPNFTTYGMWTKPADFFKLRHVTVSYRLPRRFLPTGLRAMRLEFKGRNLLKITDYPGIDPEAFEDGSRSFAAFRQEYYNLPPTRSFTITLRAEF encoded by the coding sequence ATGATTCAGCGGCTGCTGCAATGCATCGGGTTCTGGCTGGTATGGCCGGCGCTGGTATGGGCCCAGACGGGAACGATTCGCGGAACGGTGACGGATGCGACGACGGGAGACGTGCTGCCCGGTGTGAACATTGTACTACAGGAACTGAATACCGGGGCAGCGACGGATGTGGATGGCCGGTATGTTATACCGAATATTCCGCCGGGCGTCTATACGCTGGAGGCTCGGTTTGTGGGTTATCAGATTGAACAGGTGCGTGTGGAGGTGCAGGCTGGGGAGGTGGTCGTACGGGATTTTGCGCTGGAGCCAGCGATGCTGGAGTTGGAGGAGGTAGTGGTGACGGGTACGGGGGGATTGGCCCGGCGGCGGGAGATCGGGAATACGCTGGAACAGATTACAGCGACCCAGCTGGAGCGGGTAGCGATCTCGGATTTTGGAGACCTGATCCAAGGGAAGGCTCCCGGGATTACGGTAATGGAAAACTCCGGGCAGGTTGGCGCTGGCGCGACCATTCGCCTCCGCGGGAATAATTCGTTGATCAGTAATGATCCGATCATCTACATCGATGGGGTTCGCGTCAATCTCTATTATCCGGGCGACCCGGAGATGAATCAGGCTGCTTCCCCTCTGAATGATCTCAATCCTGAAGATATTGAGCGGGTAGAAATCGTTAAGGGAGCAGCGGCCGCTACGCTTTATGGGACTGAGGCCGCAGGTGGCGTGATCCAGATCTTTACGAAGCGTGGAGCGCAGGGACGGCCTGTCTGGCGTCTTTCCATCACGCAGGGGTTTCACAATCTGGGACATATTGGGCCCAAGGAAGATCCCAAAGGCCTCTGGATGAACGACTGCACGGAATTTCCAGGATGTCCGGAAGATGGCGACTGGCTGCGCAACGGACACATTCAGGACTACAGCCTCAGTGTGCAGGGCGGATCCAATCTGCTGACTTACTTCTTCTCAAGTCGGCTCAATATTGAGAATGGGGTGATCGATCCACAGCGTAGCCAGATGTACACGATTCGAGGGAATTTTGGCTTTTCGCCCTCTCCAAAGTTGAACATCCGCTTTAACAGTGCCTACACCTTCCGCCGGACGCGTTGGGTGCCGGATGGCAACAATGCCGAAGGGTTGTTACTGAACGTCATGCGTGGGCCCCGGGACTATACGCCGGACCATGACGATAGTAAGGTGCTGGAGATGAAGCTCTTTACGACGAACCATCACTTCCTGACGGGGGTGACGGTGAACTGGACGCCGACCCCAACCATGCTCCACCGTCTGACAGCCGGGCTGGACTTCGTCTCGCAGGACTATCAGGAAGAGCGCCCCTGGGGCTTTTTCTTCCGGCCGCTGGGCAATCGGGAAGCGGAGCAGTATAACTCCCGGGTGCTAACGCTGGAATACATGGGCTCCTATGACCGAGAACTCACGAGCGATATCACCTCCAGCACCTCCTGGGGTGGACAGATCTTCAGTCGTTCGTTCATCAATGTTTGGGGCTTCGGAGAGGACTTTGCGGGGCCTGGAGATAAGCTGGTCAGCTCCGGGGCCAAGACGCAAGCGGATGAGGATCGCGTCACCGTGGCCAGTGGGGGGTTCTTTATCCAGCAGCGCTTTGGCTGGCGAGATCTGATCTACGTGACGGCAGGTCTGCGCGCAGACGGCTTCAGTACGTTCGGCGAGGACTTTGGCCTGGCCTACTATCCCAAAGTGCAACTTTCCTTTGTGGCGTCCCAGCTTGATTTCTGGCCAAGACGCTGGTGGGACTCGTTCCGGCTGCGTGCGGCCTATGGCGAAAGTGGCCGAGCGCCTGGGCCCTTCGATGCGGTACGGACCTGGGATTCGGTCTCGGGCGACGAAGGGCAGCCAGCCGTTACTCCGGCCAACATCGGTGATCCCAAGCTGGGGCCCGAGCGGAGTCGGGAAATTGAGCTGGGCTTTGAAAGTCTCTTCCTGCAAAATCGGGTATTGATCGACTTCACGTACTTCTTCCAGCGGACCTACGATGCGCTAATTCCAGTACAGCCGATTCCATCCCTGGGTTGGATCAACACGCAGCTCCGCAATGTGGGGGAACTGGAAAACAAGGGGGTCGAAATGCGACTCCAGGTGGCCCTGCTTCAGTCTCGCAACGTACGCTGGGAGATCAGTGGCCACTACTCCACGAACCTGAGCAAAGTCCTGGACCTGGGAGGCCTGGAAAGTATCTATATCGGCTGGCGCCAGTACTATCGGGTAGGCTATCCTGCACCGGCCTATTTCCACGATGTGGTGATCAATGGCGATGCGATCGGCGAGGAGCCCATCATGGAAGAACGCTATATCGGGCCTTCGTATCCGACGCGTATCTTTGGCATTGGGATGACGCTTACGCTCTGGCGCAACCTGACGATCGATGCGCTGGGTGAGGGCCAGGGCGGACACGTGCTTTCGTCGGGCGTGGCTTATCAGAACACGAGACGTCGTGTGTGGCCCCCGTGCTACGAGGTGCAGCAGAAGATCGAAAGCGGGCAAACTGCTGATTTGCGCACCTACGACTGGGCGTTGTGTGACCCGAACTTCACCACCTATGGTATGTGGACCAAGCCCGCGGATTTCTTCAAGCTGCGACACGTGACAGTCTCCTACCGGCTACCCCGACGCTTTCTGCCGACGGGGCTGCGTGCTATGCGGCTGGAGTTCAAGGGACGCAATCTGCTAAAGATCACGGACTATCCGGGCATCGATCCGGAAGCATTTGAGGATGGCAGCCGGAGCTTCGCGGCTTTCCGTCAGGAATATTACAATCTACCCCCTACACGTTCCTTCACCATCACCTTGCGGGCAGAATTCTAA
- a CDS encoding alpha/beta hydrolase-fold protein, which translates to MHRGFRHGLLCCFLLVGCELTPPVAPSDLPELQPGKGVFSYTYPFLPQPLRIWYYLPENFPPNGRVVIVLHGVKRNAHIYRDQWIPHARRFHFLVLAPRFPKQQFSNRGYHQGNMQDEKGNFQPERYWTFTVIDSLFQSVRRTLRLTTRHFVLYGHSAGGQFVHRYTLFRSSTSADLLIAANTGWYTMPRWDVAYPYGLKGSPLDRPAELARAFQRRFIVLLGEEDTDPNDPYLNNSPEARAQGPHRLARGLNFYRTARQMADSLKLPFCWGLQTVPGVGHSNRAMSAPAAAIIVFPPDTLINCGN; encoded by the coding sequence ATGCACCGCGGATTCAGACATGGCCTTCTTTGCTGCTTCCTGCTCGTTGGATGTGAGCTTACTCCCCCCGTAGCGCCCTCCGACCTCCCCGAGCTGCAACCAGGCAAAGGGGTCTTCTCGTACACCTATCCTTTTCTGCCCCAACCTCTACGTATATGGTATTACCTGCCTGAAAATTTTCCCCCGAATGGTCGGGTCGTGATTGTGCTGCACGGCGTCAAACGCAATGCCCATATCTATCGCGACCAGTGGATCCCTCACGCCCGTCGTTTCCACTTTCTGGTATTGGCTCCCCGTTTTCCGAAGCAACAATTCTCAAACCGTGGCTACCATCAGGGAAACATGCAGGACGAGAAGGGAAACTTTCAGCCCGAGCGTTACTGGACTTTCACAGTGATCGACTCTCTCTTTCAATCTGTCCGCCGTACCCTTCGTCTTACCACCAGACATTTCGTGCTTTATGGTCACTCTGCAGGAGGTCAGTTTGTCCACCGGTACACACTTTTTCGCTCGTCTACCTCTGCCGATCTACTGATCGCAGCAAATACCGGGTGGTACACAATGCCCCGATGGGACGTAGCCTACCCTTATGGATTGAAGGGAAGCCCGCTGGACCGCCCCGCAGAGCTGGCCCGCGCCTTCCAACGCCGCTTCATTGTGCTGCTGGGTGAAGAAGATACCGATCCCAACGACCCTTACCTGAACAACTCACCCGAAGCGCGAGCGCAGGGCCCTCATCGGCTGGCCCGTGGCCTCAACTTCTACAGAACGGCTCGCCAGATGGCTGACTCGTTAAAGCTGCCTTTCTGTTGGGGACTTCAAACGGTACCCGGCGTCGGTCACAGTAACCGGGCAATGTCAGCGCCAGCGGCAGCGATTATCGTCTTTCCTCCGGATACCCTGATAAACTGCGGGAACTGA
- a CDS encoding RagB/SusD family nutrient uptake outer membrane protein translates to MIRYRWLSVVLVIGLGAGTLLGCEEGLFKVKNPGRILDEDLNTDRALNAVVVGMSADFSVVFDDIAFIVARLSDEMEASGSYFLSTRARHGIIDYRDTDAYWEGIQRARFVAEDGLRRMQEVLGEAFNGDPRVARAYLFAGLANRVLGENFCRVAFDGGPDQPKEAAFERAVQFFTEAINQAQQAGTDDILLAAYGGRAQAYMGLGDWSKAVADAQRVPTDFVYYAIYSDNSTREYNVIYLETHQRHEMSAYQTLAHRVAMEQGGPDPRAPFTDCREGDCPNAQGADGSTPHLRQEKYAERGADIPVVKGTEMRLIEAEAALRGGDLATALAKINEVRSFYGLDPIDPATVSGVGDLRNADENDGWSILDRERHLTLWLEGRRLWDLHRWNHPFLEGGTIVYPGVNPRASCLPISQSECQTNPNIDQTQNCQPFGSGG, encoded by the coding sequence ATGATCCGTTATAGATGGCTGTCGGTGGTCCTGGTGATCGGCCTGGGAGCAGGAACGTTGCTGGGATGTGAAGAAGGGCTCTTCAAGGTAAAGAACCCGGGCCGCATTCTGGACGAAGACCTGAACACCGATCGGGCGCTGAATGCCGTGGTCGTCGGCATGTCGGCCGACTTCTCTGTGGTCTTTGATGATATTGCTTTTATCGTAGCACGGCTTTCGGACGAAATGGAAGCCAGCGGTAGCTATTTCCTTTCGACGCGGGCGCGTCATGGCATTATTGATTATCGGGATACAGATGCCTACTGGGAGGGTATACAGCGGGCCCGCTTTGTCGCAGAAGATGGCCTGCGACGTATGCAGGAGGTGCTGGGAGAGGCCTTCAATGGGGATCCGCGGGTCGCGCGTGCCTATTTGTTTGCCGGATTGGCCAACCGGGTACTTGGTGAGAATTTCTGCCGGGTCGCCTTCGATGGCGGGCCAGATCAGCCCAAAGAGGCTGCCTTTGAACGGGCGGTACAGTTCTTCACCGAAGCGATCAACCAGGCCCAGCAGGCAGGCACCGACGACATTTTGCTGGCAGCCTACGGGGGACGGGCCCAGGCTTATATGGGATTGGGCGATTGGAGTAAGGCCGTGGCCGATGCGCAGCGTGTTCCAACCGATTTCGTCTACTATGCGATCTACTCGGACAACTCAACGCGCGAATATAACGTGATTTACCTTGAGACGCATCAGCGTCATGAGATGTCGGCCTATCAAACGCTGGCGCATCGCGTGGCTATGGAGCAAGGGGGTCCAGATCCGCGCGCACCCTTCACGGATTGTCGGGAAGGAGATTGCCCGAATGCTCAGGGTGCTGATGGGAGCACGCCGCATCTGCGCCAGGAGAAATATGCAGAACGGGGCGCAGACATTCCTGTTGTGAAAGGTACTGAGATGCGTCTCATCGAAGCAGAAGCAGCCCTGCGCGGCGGTGACCTTGCCACGGCCCTGGCCAAGATCAATGAAGTGCGGAGCTTCTATGGGCTGGATCCTATTGATCCAGCTACCGTCTCGGGGGTTGGTGATTTGCGTAATGCGGATGAGAATGATGGCTGGTCAATTCTGGACCGTGAGCGGCATCTGACGCTGTGGTTAGAGGGACGACGCCTCTGGGACCTCCATCGCTGGAACCATCCCTTCCTGGAAGGAGGCACCATCGTGTATCCCGGTGTGAACCCACGGGCTTCCTGCCTGCCGATCAGTCAGAGCGAGTGCCAGACAAACCCGAACATTGATCAGACGCAGAACTGCCAACCCTTTGGAAGCGGTGGATAA